A region of Deltaproteobacteria bacterium DNA encodes the following proteins:
- a CDS encoding glycosyltransferase family 1 protein: MLKLLAFTIGDPFDKKSFSGSNFQLFSTMNKQDILADVFNTDLEGIEKILCALPFFSFNKKKWRQQYNLSRSAFDRRSRKAEGLIKSYHGDFNSLFQIGATFSLPAYSDKPCFCFCDGNIYASYHGGKYSHASLLSGRRYAEVFENEKSVYDNCHIIFTFGEWLVESFVKGFGVPEEKVVPVGAGINLENLPDIKEREYDMRTILFIGKEFERKGGETVVEAFRTVRKEVKDARLLLVGADIDIDEEGIEVVGFVNPNSPEGIKKLADFYMAASVFVLPSFYEPFGIVFLEAMHFMLPCIGSTRCAMPEIIDDGQTGFVVEAGDPKALAERIITILKDESLVRDFGMAGQEKLRSKYTWHNVVEKIKARAGALVSNGR, translated from the coding sequence ATGCTCAAGCTTTTGGCTTTCACGATAGGCGATCCCTTTGACAAGAAGTCCTTTTCAGGCTCCAATTTCCAGCTGTTCTCCACCATGAACAAGCAAGATATACTCGCAGATGTCTTCAATACGGACTTGGAAGGCATTGAAAAGATTCTGTGTGCCCTGCCGTTCTTCTCTTTCAACAAGAAAAAGTGGCGCCAGCAGTACAATCTCAGCAGGAGCGCCTTTGACAGGCGCAGCCGTAAAGCTGAAGGCCTTATCAAGAGCTATCACGGCGACTTCAACAGCCTCTTTCAGATAGGGGCGACTTTCTCGCTGCCTGCCTACAGTGACAAGCCCTGTTTCTGCTTCTGTGATGGCAACATATACGCCTCTTATCATGGTGGTAAATATTCACATGCATCCTTGCTCTCCGGGAGAAGGTACGCAGAGGTATTCGAGAATGAAAAATCGGTATATGACAACTGCCATATCATATTCACCTTCGGCGAGTGGCTCGTCGAGTCTTTTGTCAAGGGCTTCGGTGTCCCCGAAGAAAAGGTCGTACCGGTCGGCGCAGGTATAAATCTGGAGAACCTTCCCGATATAAAAGAGCGGGAGTATGACATGAGAACCATACTCTTTATCGGGAAAGAGTTCGAGCGTAAAGGAGGCGAAACCGTTGTAGAGGCCTTTCGGACCGTCAGGAAAGAAGTCAAGGATGCGAGGCTTCTCTTGGTTGGGGCCGATATAGACATTGATGAGGAAGGAATAGAAGTTGTAGGTTTTGTCAACCCCAATAGTCCTGAGGGGATCAAGAAGCTGGCGGACTTTTATATGGCGGCGTCGGTCTTTGTCTTGCCGTCCTTTTATGAGCCTTTTGGTATTGTCTTCCTGGAAGCGATGCACTTCATGCTTCCCTGCATCGGCAGCACACGCTGTGCCATGCCGGAGATAATCGATGACGGACAGACCGGTTTCGTTGTGGAGGCAGGAGACCCTAAGGCTCTTGCTGAGAGGATTATCACCATTTTGAAAGACGAAAGCCTTGTGCGGGACTTCGGGATGGCCGGACAAGAGAAGCTGAGGAGTAAGTATACGTGGCACAATGTCGTTGAAAAGATAAAGGCAAGAGCCGGCGCGCTGGTTTCCAATGGTCGTTAA
- a CDS encoding glycosyltransferase family 1 protein — protein MRILYHHRTQGRGVEGVHIREIIKGLERLGHVVEVLSPPGVTVGGAASQSGTKSGLVRTLSRSLPEIAFEAMEMAYNFNAARRMASMLSAGTYDLIFERYAIFNWSGVSNARRFDVPIIMEINYTSYTPLARRRSALLKPLAHALDRRVLRRADGFTVVSGWLRRHLIELGVDEDRIILLTNAADPDVFTPEVPGGPVRERHGLGGSFVIGYVGGFYRWHGLDFLLDVFKRLLDDCPEASLLLVGDGPEREGLRRHAERLGVANRVCFAGNVLHDDLPPYIAAFDIAVLPDSNEYCSPMKVFEYMSMARPVVAPDLENLRESFTSGVEGLLFRPGSDASLLEALETLYRDRELRRTMGERARRHVLTEHTWLGNSRKIVDLYERITAGR, from the coding sequence ATGCGGATACTTTACCATCATCGCACGCAGGGAAGGGGTGTTGAGGGTGTCCATATACGTGAAATCATAAAGGGTCTCGAGAGACTGGGCCATGTGGTGGAGGTCCTCTCGCCTCCCGGTGTGACGGTGGGTGGCGCGGCCTCGCAGAGCGGCACGAAGTCGGGCCTTGTCAGGACCCTGAGCCGCAGTCTGCCCGAGATAGCCTTCGAGGCCATGGAGATGGCCTACAACTTCAACGCCGCAAGGCGCATGGCGTCCATGCTCTCGGCAGGGACATACGATCTCATCTTCGAGCGTTACGCCATATTCAACTGGTCGGGCGTCTCCAACGCCCGCCGTTTCGACGTGCCCATCATAATGGAGATCAACTACACGTCCTACACGCCCCTTGCCCGCAGGCGAAGCGCCCTGCTCAAACCCCTGGCCCACGCCCTGGACCGCCGCGTCCTGAGGAGAGCAGACGGCTTCACCGTCGTCTCCGGCTGGCTCAGAAGACACCTTATCGAGCTCGGCGTGGACGAGGATAGGATAATCCTTCTCACCAACGCAGCCGACCCCGATGTCTTCACCCCCGAGGTCCCGGGCGGGCCGGTGAGGGAGCGCCACGGTCTCGGCGGCTCGTTCGTCATAGGCTACGTCGGTGGCTTTTACAGGTGGCACGGCCTCGACTTCCTGCTCGACGTCTTCAAGCGCCTTCTCGACGACTGTCCCGAGGCGTCTCTGCTGCTCGTGGGAGACGGTCCCGAAAGAGAGGGGCTCAGGCGGCATGCCGAGCGGCTCGGAGTTGCGAACAGGGTGTGCTTCGCGGGCAACGTGCTCCATGACGACCTGCCGCCCTATATCGCGGCCTTCGACATAGCCGTGCTTCCCGACTCGAACGAGTACTGCTCGCCCATGAAGGTCTTCGAGTACATGTCCATGGCCAGGCCGGTGGTGGCCCCTGACCTGGAGAACCTGAGGGAGAGTTTCACGAGCGGCGTGGAGGGCTTGCTCTTCCGGCCCGGAAGCGACGCATCGCTGCTCGAGGCGCTGGAGACGCTCTACCGGGACAGGGAGCTTCGCCGGACAATGGGCGAGCGCGCCAGGAGACACGTGCTCACCGAACATACATGGCTCGGCAACTCGAGGAAGATAGTGGACCTCTACGAAAGGATAACCGCAGGGAGATGA